Proteins encoded within one genomic window of Rhodothermales bacterium:
- the yidD gene encoding membrane protein insertion efficiency factor YidD has product MLQRLIQLPGLALIGLVRGYQLFISPHLPPMCRYQPTCSQYAILALRNYGVFKGLVLTAYRLGRCHPFGGHGYDPPKWFGEPDLPLPSEETADHSHTH; this is encoded by the coding sequence ATGCTCCAGCGTCTCATCCAACTACCCGGCCTGGCGCTGATCGGCCTCGTCCGAGGCTATCAGCTGTTTATCTCCCCCCATCTCCCACCCATGTGCCGCTACCAGCCCACGTGCTCGCAGTATGCGATCCTGGCGCTGCGCAACTACGGCGTATTCAAGGGGCTGGTGCTGACGGCGTATCGACTGGGCCGATGTCATCCCTTCGGAGGCCATGGATACGACCCGCCGAAGTGGTTTGGAGAGCCGGACCTCCCGCTTCCGTCGGAGGAAACGGCGGATCATTCCCACACGCACTGA
- a CDS encoding MogA/MoaB family molybdenum cofactor biosynthesis protein — MSHSEHEQLARDTPVRVAIVTVSDTRTEATDTSGGLMKTLLAGAGHPVVAYRIVPDEPTRIGPLLDELAGLADVILLNGGTGISRRDTTYEVVSGKLDKTLPGFGELFRMLSYDQIGSAAMLSRATAGVMGRTLVFSTPGSTNAVRLAMETLIVPQLAHLVWETVRQ, encoded by the coding sequence ATGAGCCACAGCGAGCACGAACAGTTAGCCCGCGACACGCCTGTACGGGTCGCCATCGTCACCGTCAGCGACACCCGCACGGAAGCCACCGACACCAGCGGCGGGCTGATGAAGACGCTTTTGGCCGGCGCCGGCCACCCGGTCGTCGCCTACCGGATCGTTCCCGACGAGCCGACGCGGATCGGGCCGCTGCTCGACGAACTCGCCGGCCTGGCGGACGTGATCCTGCTCAACGGCGGCACCGGCATCAGCCGGAGGGACACCACGTACGAGGTGGTTTCCGGGAAGCTCGACAAGACACTGCCTGGATTCGGCGAGCTGTTCCGGATGTTATCCTACGACCAGATCGGCTCCGCCGCGATGCTCAGCCGCGCGACCGCCGGCGTGATGGGGCGCACGCTCGTGTTCTCCACCCCGGGGTCCACCAACGCCGTCCGCCTGGCCATGGAAACACTGATCGTCCCCCAACTGGCGCACCTGGTGTGGGAGACGGTGAGACAGTAG